From Virgibacillus natechei, the proteins below share one genomic window:
- the jag gene encoding RNA-binding cell elongation regulator Jag/EloR: protein MREITASGQTVEEAVQSALEQLDTTRDQVDIEVIDEGKRGLFGIFGSKRAYVTVTISKNPIQETEDFIKEVTRNMNVDVTITTTVDNNHVTFELQGDNIAILIGKRGQTLNALQYLVNLALNKDSKQFYGATLDAEGYRERRQETLKSLATKMADKAIHLNKKVALEPMPAFERKIIHSALQRRNEISTYSDGDEPHRHIVIKP from the coding sequence GTGAGAGAAATAACTGCTAGTGGACAAACAGTTGAAGAAGCGGTCCAATCAGCATTAGAGCAGTTAGACACCACGAGGGACCAGGTTGATATTGAAGTTATTGATGAAGGAAAAAGAGGATTATTTGGTATCTTTGGATCGAAGCGCGCATATGTAACGGTGACAATCAGCAAAAATCCAATTCAGGAAACAGAGGATTTTATTAAAGAAGTGACTCGTAATATGAATGTCGATGTTACGATTACAACAACCGTTGATAATAATCACGTTACATTTGAATTACAGGGTGATAATATTGCGATATTAATTGGCAAACGCGGTCAAACCCTGAACGCTTTACAGTATTTGGTCAATCTTGCTTTAAATAAAGATAGTAAACAATTCTATGGTGCCACATTGGATGCAGAAGGGTACCGTGAGCGTAGACAAGAGACACTAAAATCCTTAGCAACTAAAATGGCCGATAAAGCAATCCATTTAAATAAGAAAGTAGCACTAGAGCCAATGCCGGCATTTGAACGGAAAATTATTCATAGTGCATTGCAGCGTAGAAACGAAATCTCTACCTATTCAGATGGTGATGAACCTCATCGCCATATTGTAATCAAACCATAA
- the spoIIIJ gene encoding YidC family membrane integrase SpoIIIJ: protein MRKKYILLLTLIGLLAILSGCTEINEPITSESTGIWNSYFVYPLSWFITYMADLFNASYGYGLAIVVVTILARLLLLPLNVKQLKSSKAMQEIQPQLKEIQQKYSSKDQKTQQKLQEETMALFQKNGVNPLAGCLPIFVQMPILIAMYHAIMRTGEIQSQSFLWFELGSPDMILPLIAGVATFYQQKLMMAGNPASQNPQMMVMLYVMPIMITVFAFFFPAALALYWVVGNVFMVIQTLAINKPMMKNKDTGGDKK from the coding sequence TTGCGTAAGAAGTACATTTTGCTGTTAACCCTAATAGGGTTGCTGGCAATACTTTCTGGTTGTACAGAAATTAACGAACCGATTACGAGTGAAAGTACCGGAATTTGGAATAGCTATTTTGTATACCCATTATCTTGGTTTATTACTTATATGGCTGATTTGTTTAACGCAAGTTATGGTTATGGTTTAGCAATTGTTGTTGTAACTATTCTTGCCCGTTTATTACTTTTACCACTAAACGTAAAACAGCTTAAAAGTTCAAAAGCAATGCAGGAAATTCAACCACAGCTTAAAGAAATACAACAAAAATATAGCTCTAAAGATCAAAAAACACAACAAAAACTTCAAGAAGAAACAATGGCTTTATTTCAAAAAAATGGAGTAAATCCGCTTGCTGGTTGTTTACCGATCTTTGTGCAAATGCCAATATTGATTGCTATGTACCATGCGATCATGCGTACAGGAGAAATTCAATCACAAAGCTTTCTATGGTTTGAATTAGGATCACCAGATATGATATTACCGTTAATAGCAGGTGTAGCAACATTTTATCAGCAAAAATTAATGATGGCTGGTAATCCGGCATCACAAAACCCACAAATGATGGTTATGCTTTACGTAATGCCAATTATGATTACTGTTTTTGCATTCTTCTTCCCTGCAGCATTAGCATTATACTGGGTAGTAGGTAACGTCTTCATGGTTATTCAAACCCTTGCTATCAATAAACCAATGATGAAAAATAAGGACACTGGAGGAGACAAAAAGTGA